In Halichondria panicea chromosome 5, odHalPani1.1, whole genome shotgun sequence, the genomic stretch AATGGTCAACAACAACCATCTCAGAATTTCGTCGGAGTTCAGCCAACACAGGTTTTAGTTTCGACCCCTCTCGCTGACGGATTCCAAGTTCAATCTGACGCACAGCAAGTTGGTCATGCAGTGATTGTATCAGCCAACAACATGGACTTCTCTGCCAAAATGGTAGGCTCTGCGATGTATCCGAATAAATCTGGCGAAGCAGTCATCGATCTTCGTCAAATGTCAGCCAACACTGGACTCAGTATTGGTGTTCCCGGGCCTGTGTTGTTTTCGGCCACCACACACTCTCCCAATCTCCCCATTACGTCCCCTGGTGTGTCAGGAGTGAGAACCAACGATTCTCTGTTCAACTTGAGCATGGACAGTTTCTCTGGCCTCTACCCAAACACTCAGACAGTGTCTGTGGTAAAGGACCCCAAAGCAGCAGTGGACGCTCTCTACGCCAAGGGCTCTAAAAGTAAGTGAATATTTCTGTTTCTTTGTAGATACCCAAATTCATTATTGTATGGCTGCATGTCTCTTGTACGTgtacagctagtgcatgtaACACACATTTACGGTACTCAGTGTTAAAAAATGTTTGTTCTTCCTACCCAAACAAGTTGTGAGTAATGTTACACATGTATAAGCTGTACTGGTAGAAATCATCGGGAGTTGTTCAGGCGTATTTTCACTTTTCATTGTGTTCCTGCAGTGGCCATGTCAGGGGAGGGTGTGATGGCTGATGGTCTGCTACCCATTGGTACTGAGCGTGCCCAGAAGAGCTCTGCCATGCCCTCATTCACTGTGCTAACTCCAGGTGTGTACACTGCGATATTTTTTTGTagtacagtgcacacacaccagcccatgcatgtacgtattatacatgtagattagTGCTGTGTAAAGTTGACTAGTACatatatgtacaatgtatgtacttTAGTCTTGGTGTTATGCTCTAACACCACCGTCTATATGATTATAGAATAGTGCTGGGTAAATATTGTGTTGAACTTTTGTCCTTTGTTGATTGTACAGGTATTCTGCCATCCAATGTTTGGAGTTACTCAGGAAGTACTGGTACGTTAGCTACATGTGTCATCAGTatacgtgtactgtacatacgattatacatacatgtacgtgcccATGCACATACTAATGTAGCATTTTGTGTAGCCTACGTACAGAGAGTAACTGTACAAGGCAATTTTCTTCCAAATTTTGTTTTTACCCCCAATGTCTCCTTCTCTCTACCCCCAGAAGACAGTGACTGGTCCAAGGTGGGGCCGGTGGAGACCAGTTGGCCTAGCCTGCCTGACTCCACACTCAGCCCTCATGACACCCTCGAGTCTGTGCTGGGCAGACTGGGCCTGCTTGACTACTATCATCTGTTACAGGTGATTAGACACAGTACTTGAATGAGCACttcacagtacagtacagtacagtacagtacagtacagtacagacaTGTAATtgtatgatgtgctattagtgactgaagcaattaatcccatatacatccggtccagtaattgcacgttgtcattgcactcgtgctattaatcccatattaaCCAATTGTTCACATGTATGCTTATAGCTATTAATCATGTACAGTTTATAAAATCTTAGCTAGCTCACAGTTTTATATTTTACAGCGTAATGAAATTGATCTGAACGCCCTCATGCTAATGAGTGAACAGGACTTTGCTGAAATTGGACTACCTCCTGTAAGTTCCTAAAATTGCATAtagtgtgcataattatacatgtacatgtacatggatgtGTACGTAGTTTACAACGTTGTAAACGTCATGTAATTCCCTTGTGTGTAGAAGCTGTGTTATTAGAGTCTATTCCTTGCAGGGCCCGAGACAAACCCTTCTCCTCGGTATAGGTCGTGTCCCTACCCTCAACAGCCTGGACAGGCCAGTGTCTAAAGGCAACTCTGATGGTGGTGGTGTAGGCTCACCTCCCATCACTCACGACCAAGGCCCACCCTCCAACACACTCGGGCCTGCCTCTGCTTCTCAATAACAGGTGAGAAAATTCAAACATAGATGTGAGGTGCGGTCATGTGACATCGTACAGCAGTCCCTATGTACACAGGATTGCATGACCATGCATGATAACTTTTGTGTAGATGTCCTCTAATATGATAGTTGTCAGTCAGCTGCATGTTCaatgtacagtgcagtacGTCTTGAATTGTCTGGTATAGCGTGTACTATTCTCGTACGCCACTGTAACATGTTATGTAAAGGCCAGGTTCACACCATAGACACGTGCATGGATTGTAGGAGAGTTGAAAAATTccgcatgtacatgttggtTTTTACCACTTTTCTTTGTATGGGTTTGTTTTCAAACTGTCAGTGTACGCAATGATTGACTGTGGTCTTGTTCTTGTCTTGCAGGATGTATGGATTGGACGTACGTACAGTACTGTATACCAATAGAAACTTAATGCTGAACGGAATTGATTGTCGATTGTGTACAACTGAATCGATCCAACTTCTGAACAATCCATTATTGAGATTGCTATGTTTATTATTGATTAGTGTATAGTCTATGCATCACTATTTGAGGTGTACGATTCATGCTGTGTGTCCTTATGGCTTGTGAATGTAGCACTTTACCTCTATTGttattgtattgtattgtgaATACTTTCTTCTCTTGAAACTtctgataattatatgacttAATCAACTGTGTGCATGAACCGTATAGCACTTAATTTTTACCCGCTGTTTTAATTAGGTATAGCAATTCTCCACGTAAATTAAGTCCATGAAATACTTAGCTAACGGAAAAGACGCAATGTCATTTGACCAAAAATGaatatagcatgcatgtcAACAGAATGTTTTTAGAGGCACTTCCACGAAAAGTTTgcactatataatagttagacactgttttggaggtgtccatgtgatttagaagccctcagccactttagtaccctcgctatgCTCGGAATActaatcagtgcctttgggcttctaaatcccatgcatagacacctccaaaacagtgtctagatattagtgcacatgcgcaaatcgcttgactacaatacaattacttgacaacggaatactaggttaGACACTATTATGTAGCTGACTTTGATCACATCTCTGTatgacaatataattattacgcatgcatgtacaattaatgtaGCTACGTAGGTAAACAAACAGACATACAATTGCAAATTATAAACCAACTTTAATTGGTTTGCTATAAGGATTAATTTTATGGCAATGTAAACCACTGCGCCCATGCCATTGGATAAATCCCTAGAACCAGTATTACACAATGttgtataactataacttgaTTCTTTCAGACTCATAAAAATTTTATCGTTAATGCATTTTGGAGTCTCGTGGTGTTCCAACAgtgaaaaaataataatgaaaagtggtacatgtataagacaAACGATAAATGAGGATAAGAATCaagtactatatatatatatacatgacattgtatacatgcatgacttaTTTAGCGTTCCAACAGACTCAGTGAAAATAATAATGAAAAGTGGTAACGCAAACGATAAATATGAGAATCAAGTACACTACATGACATTGCATAATACTTGTACTGggtggcataattataaggttttTGATCAATAACAGCTAGGTAAGTCAcctttttgtttttttgttggTGGTCCATTCTCCTCACTCTCTTCAGTCACAGCAGCTGTATATAGCGAGAGTATAGCTGTATTGAACCACACTGTATATTTATGATCGTAGTGAGCTTACGTTGTTGTGGCAGAGGCTTTAGGAAGTCAGTAATTTCAGTGTAACCCCGCTGTGTAGCAATGTCACGAGGAGTATCGCCATTTTTGTCAGTTGCACCTGAACAAGAATGGTGGTGTAAAGCAAAAGTATAACACTGGGAGCTAGTACTCACTGATATCACAGTTGGCCTTTTCCACTAAGTACTGCACCACATCTTTGTGTCCCCGAGCGCATGCATTGTGGAGTGGGGTCCTGTTGATATTATCCCTCACATCTGCACATATATATAACACACCATGGTactattagtaaaaccagtaggttttacataggattggcagtgggtttgcccgtgtttagcaatatttcaattattttgactcgtgttcaaactgttctatctctgcagggaaaggccacatcaagaaactggctgaacagatagtttatttagccttttctctctttgtatctctcatttcataatccatgaacattttaatgaatgaatattttcattttaaaaattgcactatttcgacgtttcaccgctctttgtctgactgactaagtaagtaagtgagtaagtaagtaagtttcttgcccagcatttactccaagtacagccatctccaggacattctgcacagggtttccaaacgactacaacctggattacaaagcgcttcttcagatttgcgattgcttccacgaggcagatgacctctcagtctctatttctcttacctagacaattccgccatctttaatgactcagcaattgcgttgtggccaataataatagataggcgtggctaataaaccgtgtgcctaaaatcagtgcagcagtgcttttccagagcctgaggtgttccttttcttcacactgttcagctctagctccctttctctgacaggcatgctatatgcactggctagatatcatgctcttaaaatggctgtcatttaatactgattcgcaaattcaacataattatcaagcaataaattattactcattatactataattattagtccagagatattctagaagatatctgattagtcctgtcttctcttcttgtactgcctcttgacgttccacttatgcatgtcatgatacgtaaactgtactgaaaaagaaagggaatccgactagaaaaacatttgcaatgtgaaaaattgctaggattggccaggggaaccacaaaaaagcgtgggaacaagaaatcagacgagagcataactccaatccgttacaacgtcatgaacatgtacaatacatagtatattaaataatagactgtgttccagatccacctatcagcttccatccaccacatcattccatgcagtcaccagtacggtccgtgcatgttactacgcatggatggactgtgtgtacctgtgctcaacactgcatgtattaggaacatcaattcatcacaaatcatcatgattatgtgccccacattctaaaatggatgtataataaatatatatagggattggtcatcactccaccagtaaaaattgcgtggcatattggctgggaaaacatgggaaaactaccagtatatacatgtgattgacgttgtaacggattggagttatgctctcgtctgatttcttgttcccacgcttttttgtggttcccctggccaatcctagcaatttttcacattgcaaatgtttttctagtcggatatacataaggattgacagtgcaagtgtgtgttttcaattattgcacacattttgactcgtgtttagactgctctattctgcagggaaaggccacaccAAGAAACACACTGGACtgatagcttagttagccttttatctgtctaAATGTGTTAAGCATGCATAATAGATTATCAAACTCACTCTTGGGGTCAACCTTGTCTTGCTCAACCAGTTGTTTCACCACACCCAGCTTGCCCCACCAACATGCTGCACACAGTAACTTGACCTTGTGCTCATCACCACCACAGCCACGGCTCATTAGGTAGAGAGCAACATCCATGCAACCATCATCCAGACAGCCATACAGGTAGTCAGAATTCAGAGCTATGTTCAGTGGTGATTGTTCCCAATCATCCGTTACATCTGCAAGACAGTAAATTAGCATGGTTATGAGTGCGACAAACAGTCACAGGGTATACTATAGccagtcagtctgtctgtcgttctgtgtattctgagtctgctcatctggatgcgatagcactgtgtttgtactatggatagcctcaacacaacaaggtagtatagttttaaatttggcatattttgatgttaaagcttcgttgtcgaataaaagcgaacaaaagctaagaagctctAACCTGCACGTTGGTCTAGATGTTTACATGCGGCCAAATTATAACGCCgaggtttgcacttcagtgctccaGTTGGCACAGTAGTAATTAACtagtgccaataattataattttaatttCTAGAAACCATGCAGACAGGTTGAGCTtggacatataattataaagtctGTATTGCCACCATAATCAAATACTGGCATTCCTTTTAAAAGCACAGTAGCTAGGTCATCATACTCACTCTTGGGGTCAACTTTGTGTTGCTCTATCAGTTCCTTCACCACACCCAGCTTGCCACATCGACTTGCTGCACACAGTAACTTTTCCTCGTGCATACTCCATCCACAGCCACGGTTGATCAGGTAGAGGGCAACATCCACACGGCCTTCTTCATTATCGCACTCATGATAATCAGGGCCTAGAGCTTTGTCCAGTGGTAACTGTAACTCATCCTCATCCTCATCTTCTTCATCAAAACCCTCCTCATCGCTCCACATATAGTCTCGTTTGTTCCATTCATTGACAGGCAGTTCTAAAACACCCCAAATGTTATCAGACATAGTGTTACCAGAGCTTTAtgaataccataattatagcgagtaattcagggagaggggggaggggttaaAACATTCAGAGCACTACTTTTGTGGTTGCTACTTGCATCCAGAGCCCAAggtcaatagggtcacttTTTAACGAAAACAATAATATCTTGTCCTGGATTATTGACCTGGATTATTGACCTTAGCTTGGATataacagctatatatactgctTCTGTTGTTTTTGATCGTTTATTTGCCTATCCAGCGCATGCAGCAaaccagtacatcaaaatttataccaTAGCTAAAGAAGGCATATCTTGTAATCTCTTTTCTCTAGCTGGTTCGTCTGGGGCTCAACTGATTTCTGTTGTGATGAAGCTAGTAGTGGTGAGGGTGAGCTCAGTTATATATGTAAACGTCTGCATAAGGCTACGTGGTGTAAACTATTGACATTGGCGTACCCCTCTGGCTTGGACCCAGATAAAGGTGGTCAATGATtataggccttgcccaattatgctcaaaatgttGCCTATTAACTCATGTTTttacctataatattatagtcttCGATTTTTACAACATTACGGAATCTTCTACCATAATCTTTTGAGGTACTATTGTTGGTGTTCGGCTGCCTGTAATCGGTGTACTGGaacactggactggactggactttgacgcaacaccatgcatgcaattacatTCCTTTTCCTCATCAGTAACAAGACCACAATGACAATACTATAGTAAACATGAAAGCagcgcgggtgctgatgccttggtgtACGCATGCAGTATACTAGCACTTCAGTCTATTATTATGCatcggtgcacatgcgcaagcaatGTATACGGTGTGTTTTtgagtctgtctgtctgtctgtgtgtgtatagactgctacagctgctcaaggatcaatgaagtgcaagtaagagtttcatAGGCTTTTATAGTCATAGATtctaatttgtggatttgcaaaataatgcttcgttctcgagatatgccttacttggaatgccattgcagcctttttagaagagtgcgtaacaaaacttgttcaccgagtgttgctactctacttagtagttagctctgcactagaacgctagctattggtagctgcaacagtgagaagagagctgcaaggctctgctgatggagctagacttgaacttttggcatagatcgtttttaacaacaatcgtggttgatcattacccactctttaataataatacaaaaaatattcatcatgtAGTTTAATGGAGTTAAATAAACGTAGTTAACGAAGTAATACACTAACCGCGGCCTTACCTCGAATCACACAGTcgtaggtgtggcttccagtcacatgcatgcctATCGCACATGCGCAtccatggttccacgtgctaaagTACAGCCGCTGTCAGCGAGCCACAGACAAATTGGCTGCTCAAATCTTATGCCTCCCACCCTCCCATTCACGGAGGTTAAGACCTACTTTCCATCCGACGATGTTGATATACTGGTTGGGGGGCTGAATAAGGGCCCCCAACACTTACGTGCTTAATGCTAATCGCAGGGGCTCCTCTCTCAGTACTCCCCCAAAACATTACcgcagtcacgtgaccccTAACCTCTAGCGTGACAGGGCACGTGACATCTGCTTAGACCGGTACTTCCAAAAGATAGTAATATCCTCACCTAGGATATGACGCATTCCTAGATCGCAGTCATTTACTACAATCTGTATGACCATAGTTAAATGATATtatgtgtgtagctttataTTATCattgttatgtagctttgcaccTCCACCGGGCTAGAAGCTTGTGCGTACAAGTTGCTCACTAGATTACcgttctatctacttccttcaatctaCTTCTTTCTGTcttgacgtcattgttttacagAACATTTACGCTGTTATTTGTAGCCTCCAGATACTGGGGTAAGATTGGGGCATGCGCAGGCAGTCGTTACCAAGTAGTGAACAGTATATGATACTACAGAGAACATTCAAAGGCACAATAGAATTAACACTCACTTTCGGGGTCAACTTTGTGTTGCTCAACCAGTTCTTTCACTATATCCAGCTTGCCCCACCAACATGCTGCATGCAGTAAGTTGTCTTTGTCCTTATCACTACCACAGCCACGGCATATCAGGTAGAGGGCAACATCCAAACAGCCTTCCTTCTCTCGCAGAGTGTCAGGATCCATAGCTATATCCAGTGGGGACTGTCTCTCatcatccctcacatctgtaatttaacataattatagatagtcAGTTACACGAAATCTGATTtaacactagagcactaaagtgcaaaccctcggctggtgacatgacatgattataaagaaaccatataatgcagtgcatgtagtgatgaatatcatgtatgacttattAAACTGTCTAGGCAAGCAACTCAGGAAGctaaccagactggaggcatgctgaaacatttgagaacagagttttatatacactgtggactaggatcacagcaaagaagcctggagtctcatgcATAGAAGTGaagtaggatcccagagtctagtctcgaatacccgcctcaacctaaaagcttttaggttgaggcgggtattcaaGACtacccagagtcagctaacagaacTGAACCAGACACAactgtgattgaattctaaatacttatctcacagactactgCTTTGAagggtttgctcccactgttagGATtgactgtggacacccctttcttgtgaaacaatcaaagcacattgcaaattatttacctcttcagtaacactctaatacttttgagcgaaag encodes the following:
- the LOC135335787 gene encoding alpha-latrocrustotoxin-Lt1a-like, which translates into the protein MILLLGAAGTCMARTKQTARKHSSSNYELAKVEKLATLKKKLAKSLIQAVRNKYVTKVKSLLACGACPNHQLYWSKEWGTRLPPLHRACCDGHLEIVKMLVTHLSGHGACTCFTDDGGGEANRAPLHWACSGGHIEVVQYLIKEVNCSTDVRDDERQSPLDIAMDPDTLREKEGCLDVALYLICRGCGSDKDKDNLLHAACWWGKLDIVKELVEQHKVDPEKLPVNEWNKRDYMWSDEEGFDEEDEDEDELQLPLDKALGPDYHECDNEEGRVDVALYLINRGCGWSMHEEKLLCAASRCGKLGVVKELIEQHKVDPKNVTDDWEQSPLNIALNSDYLYGCLDDGCMDVALYLMSRGCGGDEHKVKLLCAACWWGKLGVVKQLVEQDKVDPKNVRDNINRTPLHNACARGHKDVVQYLVEKANCDISATDKNGDTPRDIATQRGYTEITDFLKPLPQQPAVTEESEENGPPTKKQKGDLPSCY